The following DNA comes from Serpentinimonas raichei.
TAGGGGTCATGGTGCTGGAACTCCGGGTGGCGATAAGCAAATGTGCGCTGTGTACATTGGGCCACAGCAAGACCTTTTCAAGCCTTAACGCATGCGCTCCAGCGCCTGAATGTGCAGCAACAGGGTCTCGGGTGGCACCTCCCCCATCGCCGTCACCCAGTGCTCGGCCACGCGACGCGAGACCGAATGGGTGGCGCCTTCGGCCAACACCGCTTCTCGAGTGTGGCGCTGCGGGTTGAAAGTTTCAATGAAAAGCGACACCGAGGCCAGCCCGTCAGAGAAAATCCATTGCGCCATTGGGGCCGCTTGGGTATCTTGGCGCAGGTGCAAGCCCATAGCCTGAAAGCCGGGCACCTCGCTGCGCAGCCGCCACCCTTGCTCTTGGGCCGTGCTCGGGCGCTGCACCGGGTGCACGACTCGGTAACCGCTGGTCTGTTCGAACTGGCGCGCCAGTTGCTCCATGCGCACCGGCGCATCGAGCAGCAGTTCGGTAAACGCCACTTGCTCGAGCACGCGCCCTTGAGGGTTGCGGGTTTGCATCTTGAGCATCAAACCGGTGCGTTGCTCGGACCAAATCCGGTAGCCAAAGCGCAGCCCGTCGCCCGCCACAAAGTCCACCACCGTGGCTTCGAGTCCGGCCACCCGTTCGGTGCCTACCACGCGCGCGGTGTAAAACGCCTCGATGCGCCGATTGGGCGCACGCAGCAAGTCGGGGAACTGGCGCAAGGCTTCGCGCCGGTCTTTGTGCACCAGCTTTTGCGCGGGCAAAAAGATGGCCACTTCGTCGTTGCGGCGCATGGTGATGCGTGGCGCCCCCGTGAGCGCTTCGATGCGCTCGAACTGCTGCCGACCGTCGCACACATGCCAAATTTTGGAGGACGCGATTTCGGTTCCGTTGGAGAACACAAAGGTGCCTACGTAGGCGCGGTTGCGTGACGCCTGGTGCAAGCGATCCAACCAATACCCGATCGACTGCTGCGTGACCCCGGATTGGCTCGCGCCTGCGCTGCCGGCTGAAGCAGGTGCGACTGCAGCCGCACTTTGTGCGTGCACCACCGACCCACCCAAGGCGAAGGTGAGCAGCGCCATCCCGGCAGCAACCCCCCCGACCCGGCGGCTGAGTAAACTGAGCGTATTCATCAGGGTGCCGAGTGATCGTAGGTGGCGTTGCGCAAGAAACCGACCGGCACGTGCAAGGCGTTCATGCCCCCGTGCTGCCGGTGTGCAGCCAACAGGGTATCGAGTTGTGGGTCGCGCCACATCAGCCCCTTGGCCGTCACCACGCCTTGCAAGCCAGCGGGCTCGGAGGACTGATCCGACACCGCCACCGCTTGCGGCGCCGGGGCTTGCGCCCATTGCTGCCCTTGGTCGGTGGCGACGCCACCCAACAAAAAAGACCACGACAGGGCCGCCATGGTGGCCACCGAAGCCAATCCAGCCACCATTTTCCAACGAAACACGGCGTCGTTGGCGGCGGCTTGCGGGGGTGTCACGGTGGGCGCGGGCGCTGCCTCAACCGGACTCCGCGCCGGTGCGGGCTCTTGTGCCAAGCGGGCCAATACCGCGTCGGCAAATGCCGGGCTGGCCAGCGGCACCGGGCGCGCAGCCGAACCGCGCAGCGCCTCACCGATCCAGTGGTAGCGCGACCAGTCGGCGTACAGGTCGGTGGCGGCACCGGTGCCACTGCCCGCGTGGGCGGCTGTGGCCTGCGCCACGCGCTCGGGGGGGCACTCGCCATCGAGCAAGGCCGACAACCACTCAAGCGGGGGCGCCGACGCCTCGTCGAATACGGGAGCGGCGTCGGTTGGGCCTGAATCGGCAGCCAGGGTGGAGGGCTTAGTTTGCATGGTCGTGCGTTTTCTCAATCAGGTTGGGCCGCGTCACCAGCGCTTGCCCGTCTGGCGTTCCAGCATGGGCTTGATGCGTGCCGAAATGGCTTCACGGGCACGGAAAATGCGCGAGCGCACGGTCCCAATGGGGCAGTCCAGCGCCTGGGCAATTTCCTCGTAGCTGAGTCCTTCGATCTCGCGCAAAGCAATGGCTTGGCCCAATTCCTTGGGCAAGGCCTCCATGGCGGCGTTGACGGCCAAGGCAATCTCCTTGCTTGCCAGCAACGATTCGGGCGTTTCGGCATCGGCTACTTGCCCATTTAGTTCGAGTTCTGGCGCGGAAGTTTCATCGTCTTCGGCACGCATCAGAGAACTCATCAAAATCACCGGGTCGCGCTTGAGCTCCATCAGCTGTTTTTTGGCGGTGTTGACCGCGATCCGATACAGCCAGGTGTAGAACTGCGACTCGCCCCGAAACTGGGCCAGCGCCCGGTAGGCGCGGATGAAGGTCTCTTGGGCGATGTCTTCGACCAAGTTGGAGTCGCGCACCATGCGCCCGATCAGGCGCTCGACGCGGCGCTGGTACTTAACCACCAGCAAGCCAAAGGCGCGCTGATCCCCGGCCAGCGTGCGCTGCACCAATAGCAAATCGGCATCGGGAGGGGTAGCGGGGGCAGTTTCGGTCATGTTGAGCGCTTAGGGCGGGTCAATATACCCGATTGCAGGGGCTGCACCTGCCCGTTCGCGCGGTCGGAGTGCCGCCAGTTGCAAGTTTGTGTAAGCCCCAAGGCGGAACTTGGTGCGCGCCAAAGGCACCTTGCTGACGCCTCTACTGCAGCGGCTGAGCCAGCACGGCCGCTCGCAGCGCCCGCCATTGCCTTGGGTTTTGGGCGCGCTCCAGCCAGAGCCAACCGCGCAAACCGCTGCTGCTGCGCCAACGCAACAGCAACAGGCCCTGCAAATCAAGCACGCAGCGCAGCTCGCTCAGCTCTAGGCCGCGCCGCCACGCCGGGCTGAACCAGCGCCACTGCCCGCGCGCGGCCGCGCTGCGCCGGCGTGCCCCCGCTGGCAGGGGCTCCCAGACCAGCTCGCCCATCACTGGTGTGCGCAAGCGCCACAGGCCCCAACACAGCAGCCCCAAGCCAGCGGCCAAGCTGGCCCACCAAGCGGCCGGGGCCACGTGATCGGGGGCCAAGGCCAACCAAAGCGCCAAGCCCAGCGCCCACGCCACGGCCAGCAAAGCCAGCGCGGCGTACTCGGCCTGCTGCGCCCCGGCGGGGTAGGTGACAGGGGGCGGGCCTTGCACGGCAGGGGCTTTCAGGTGGCAAGCGCAGCAGCCGCCACGGGCGGCCCCGCCTCAAACCCGCTTGAACACCAGCGAACCGTTGGTGCCGCCGAAACCGAAGTTGTTTTTAAGTGCGACTTCGATCTTGCGCTGGCGTGCGGTGTGGGCGCAATAGTCCAGATCGCACTCTGGGTCGGGCTCGAACAGGTTGATGGTCGGCGGCGCCACCTGGTGGTGCAGCGCCAGCACGGTGAACACACTCTCGACCCCACCGGCCCCGCCGAGCAGGTGCCCGGTCATGGACTTGGTGGAGCTGATCAGCACCCGGCGCGCGTGCTCACCCAGCGCGGCCTTGATGGCGTTGCTCTCGTTGATGTCGCCCAGCGGGGTGGAGGTGCCGTGGGCATTGAGGTAGTCCACCTGGTCGGGGTTGAGGCCGGCGTTGCGCAAGGCCGACTGCATAGCGCGGCGCGGGCCGTCCATGCTGGGCGCGGTCATGTGGCCGGCGTCGGCGCTCATGCCGTAGCCCGCCACTTCGGCGTAGATGCGGGCTCCGCGGGCGCGGGCGTGCTCGTACTCTTCCAGCACCAGCACCCCGGCCCCTTCGCCCAGCACAAAGCCGTCGCGGCCTTTGTCCCAAGGGCGGGAGGCGGCTTGCGGGTCGTCGTTGCGGGTCGAGAGCGCGCGCATGGCGGCAAAGCCGCCGATCCCCAGCGGCGAAACGGTGGCCTCGGAGCCACCCGCCACCACCACGTCGGCGTCGTTGTACTCGATTTTGCGCGCCGCTTCCCCGATGCAGTGCAGGCCTGTGGTGCAGGCTGTGACGACCGCCAAATTGGGGCCCTTGAAGCCAAAGCGCATCGACACATGGCCCGAGATCATGTTGATGATCGAGGCCGGGACGAAAAAGGGCGAGATGCGGCGCGGCCCGCGCTGCGTCAGCTCGGCGTGGGTGGCTTCGATCAGGGGCAAGCCACCGATGCCCGAGCCAATGATGCAGCCGATGCGGCAGGCTTCTTCCTCATCCAACTCGGCCCCGGTGCGCAAGCCGGCGTCGGCCACGGCCTGCGCCGCAGCGGCGATGCCGTAGTGGATGAATGTGTCCATGGTGCGCGCTTCTTTGGCACCGATGTAGGATTCGAGGTCGAAGCCCCGCACCTCGCCCGCAATTTTGCAGGCAAAGGCGGAGGCATCGAACTTGCTGATGGGTCCGATGCCAGAGCGGCCCGCGAGCACGCTGGCCCACGCCTCTGGCACCGTGTTGCCCACGGGGCTGATGCAGCCCAGACCGGTTACGACAACACGGCGGCGGCTCATAGGCGACTCAGCCTTTCTGGTGTGCCAGCGCGTAGTCGATCGCGTGCTGCACGGTGGTGATTTTCTCGGCGTCTTCGTCCGGGATTTCGATGCCGAATTCGTCTTCTAGGGCCATGACCAGTTCCACGGTGTCGAGCGAGTCGGCACCCAGATCGGCCACGAAGGCTTTTTCGTTGGTGACCTGGGACTCTTCCACGCCGAGTTGTTCGGCGATGATTTTCTTCACACGTGCTTCGATGTCGCTCATAGTTCCCTCTGTGGGTGGTTGAAATGCAAGACCGGCATTCTAGCCGGGTCGGTTTGGGTGCTTAAAAAACAGCCCGGCCAGACGCCAGTGGTCGGTCTAGTGGCCGATGTTAGCTCAAGTGCGCCGGAGGGATCCAAATCAGGGCATCAGCATGCCGCCGTTGACGTGCAGCTCCTGCCCGGTGATGTAGCCCGCCTGCGCGCTGGCCAGGAAGGCCACGGCCTGCGCCACGTCGGCCGGTTTGCCCAGGTGCCCGAGCGGAATCTGGCCCAGCAGCGCCTGCTGTTGCGCCTCACTCAGGGCGGCGGTCATGTCGGTTTCGATGAAGCCCGGTGCCACGCAGTTGACCGTGATCTGGCGGCTGCCGAGCTCGCGCGCCAGCGCGCGCGTCAGGCCCGCCACACCGGCCTTGGCGGCGGCGTAGTTGGCCTGCCCGGCGTTGCCGCTGGCCCCCACCACGCTGGTGATGTTGACGATGCGGCCCCAGCGCTGCTTCATCATGGGGCGGATGACGGCGCGGCTCAAGCGAAACACCGCTTTGAGGTTGGTGTCGAGCACCGCGTCCCAGTCCTCGTCCTTGAGGCGCATGGCGAGCATGTCGCGCGTGATGCCGGCGTTGTTGACCAGCACGTGCAGCGCCCCGTGTTCTTTGACGATGGCTTCGATCAGGGCTTCGGCGGCGGCGGCGTCGTTGACATCGAGCCGCACGCCTCGGCAACCGGGGTGCGCGGCCAGCGCCTGGCTGATTTTGGCGGCGCCGTCGTCGCTGGTGGCGCTGCCGATGACCTGGTAGCCCCGGCGCGCCAGTTCCTGCGCGATGGCGGCCCCGATGCCGCGCGTGGCGCCGGTAACCAAGGCCACTTGGGCGGCGGGGGCGGAGGCTGGGTTGCTCTGTGTGGCTTCGCTCATGGAGTGTGTTCCTGCGGTTGCGGCTGGCGCGCTCAACCCAGTTGGGCGCGCAGTGCCACCAGTGTAGCCGGGTCGTAGAGGGCGGCGCTGCCCAATTCGGGGTCGATGCGCTTGACCAGCCCGGCCAGCACCTTGCCGGGGCCGCACTCGACCACCGTGCGCACCCCACGCGCCTTGAGCGCCTGCATGCACTCGACCCAACGCACCGGCCCAAAGGCCTGGCGGTACAGCGCGTCGCGGATGCGCTCGGGTGCGCTCTCGAAGGCCACGTCGATGTTGTTGAGCACCGGGATTTGTGGCGCAGCCAGCTCGGTTTGCTCCAGCGCCACGCGCAGCCGTTCGGCCGCGGGCCGCATCAGGCTGGAGTGGAAGGGGGCCGAGACCGGCAACGCCAGTGCGCGCTTGGCCCCGCTGGCCTTGAGTTGCTCGCAGGCGCGCTCCACCGCCGCCTTGCTGCCAGCGATGACGGTTTGCGCCGGGTCGTTGAAGTTGACCGCCTGCACCACCTCGGCGCTGCCGGGGTCAAAGCTGGCTTGCACCTGGTCGCAGCCGGCGCGCACCTGCTCGGCGCTCAAGCCCAGAATGGCGGCCATGGCCCCGGTTCCCACCGGCACCGCGTCTTGCATGGCTTGGGCGCGCAGGCGCACCAGCGGCGCGGCTTGCGCCAGTGTCAGCACCCCGGCCGCCACCAGCGCCGCGTACTCGCCCAGCGAATGCCCGGCCAGTGCCGCCGGCAGCGCACCGCCTTCGGCGCGCCAGATGCGCCACGCCGCCACCCCGGCGACCAGCATCACCGGCTGGGTGTTGGTGGTGAGCGCGAGTTCTTCTTTGGGGCCTTGGTGGATCAAGCGCCCCACGTCCTGGCCCAAGGCCGCACTGGCCTCTTGCAGGGTTTCGGCCAGCACCGGGTGCGCGCCCCAGGCGTCCAGCATGCCCACCGACTGCGACCCTTGACCGGGAAAAACGAAAGCAAAATCAGACATTTCTGCAAACTCCTTACAGGCTCACGGGGGCTGGGTTGTGTCTTAGAAGCGCAGCAGCACCGCACCCCAGGTAAAGCCACCGCCCACGCCTTCGAGCAGCAGCAACTGGCCCGGCCGCACCTGGCCCGAGCGCACCCCGTGATCGAGCGCCAGCGGGATGGAGGCCGCCGAGGTGTTGCCGTGCTCGTGCACGGTGACGATGACCTTGTCCATGCCCAATTTGAGCTTGCGCGCCGTGCCCTGCATGATGCGGATATTGGCCTGATGCGGAATCAACCAATCAACGGCTGCGGC
Coding sequences within:
- a CDS encoding MucB/RseB C-terminal domain-containing protein yields the protein MNTLSLLSRRVGGVAAGMALLTFALGGSVVHAQSAAAVAPASAGSAGASQSGVTQQSIGYWLDRLHQASRNRAYVGTFVFSNGTEIASSKIWHVCDGRQQFERIEALTGAPRITMRRNDEVAIFLPAQKLVHKDRREALRQFPDLLRAPNRRIEAFYTARVVGTERVAGLEATVVDFVAGDGLRFGYRIWSEQRTGLMLKMQTRNPQGRVLEQVAFTELLLDAPVRMEQLARQFEQTSGYRVVHPVQRPSTAQEQGWRLRSEVPGFQAMGLHLRQDTQAAPMAQWIFSDGLASVSLFIETFNPQRHTREAVLAEGATHSVSRRVAEHWVTAMGEVPPETLLLHIQALERMR
- a CDS encoding sigma-E factor negative regulatory protein, with translation MQTKPSTLAADSGPTDAAPVFDEASAPPLEWLSALLDGECPPERVAQATAAHAGSGTGAATDLYADWSRYHWIGEALRGSAARPVPLASPAFADAVLARLAQEPAPARSPVEAAPAPTVTPPQAAANDAVFRWKMVAGLASVATMAALSWSFLLGGVATDQGQQWAQAPAPQAVAVSDQSSEPAGLQGVVTAKGLMWRDPQLDTLLAAHRQHGGMNALHVPVGFLRNATYDHSAP
- the rpoE gene encoding RNA polymerase sigma factor RpoE, translated to MTETAPATPPDADLLLVQRTLAGDQRAFGLLVVKYQRRVERLIGRMVRDSNLVEDIAQETFIRAYRALAQFRGESQFYTWLYRIAVNTAKKQLMELKRDPVILMSSLMRAEDDETSAPELELNGQVADAETPESLLASKEIALAVNAAMEALPKELGQAIALREIEGLSYEEIAQALDCPIGTVRSRIFRAREAISARIKPMLERQTGKRW
- the fabF gene encoding beta-ketoacyl-ACP synthase II, with translation MSRRRVVVTGLGCISPVGNTVPEAWASVLAGRSGIGPISKFDASAFACKIAGEVRGFDLESYIGAKEARTMDTFIHYGIAAAAQAVADAGLRTGAELDEEEACRIGCIIGSGIGGLPLIEATHAELTQRGPRRISPFFVPASIINMISGHVSMRFGFKGPNLAVVTACTTGLHCIGEAARKIEYNDADVVVAGGSEATVSPLGIGGFAAMRALSTRNDDPQAASRPWDKGRDGFVLGEGAGVLVLEEYEHARARGARIYAEVAGYGMSADAGHMTAPSMDGPRRAMQSALRNAGLNPDQVDYLNAHGTSTPLGDINESNAIKAALGEHARRVLISSTKSMTGHLLGGAGGVESVFTVLALHHQVAPPTINLFEPDPECDLDYCAHTARQRKIEVALKNNFGFGGTNGSLVFKRV
- the acpP gene encoding acyl carrier protein, whose product is MSDIEARVKKIIAEQLGVEESQVTNEKAFVADLGADSLDTVELVMALEDEFGIEIPDEDAEKITTVQHAIDYALAHQKG
- the fabG gene encoding 3-oxoacyl-ACP reductase FabG, producing the protein MSEATQSNPASAPAAQVALVTGATRGIGAAIAQELARRGYQVIGSATSDDGAAKISQALAAHPGCRGVRLDVNDAAAAEALIEAIVKEHGALHVLVNNAGITRDMLAMRLKDEDWDAVLDTNLKAVFRLSRAVIRPMMKQRWGRIVNITSVVGASGNAGQANYAAAKAGVAGLTRALARELGSRQITVNCVAPGFIETDMTAALSEAQQQALLGQIPLGHLGKPADVAQAVAFLASAQAGYITGQELHVNGGMLMP
- the fabD gene encoding ACP S-malonyltransferase; translated protein: MSDFAFVFPGQGSQSVGMLDAWGAHPVLAETLQEASAALGQDVGRLIHQGPKEELALTTNTQPVMLVAGVAAWRIWRAEGGALPAALAGHSLGEYAALVAAGVLTLAQAAPLVRLRAQAMQDAVPVGTGAMAAILGLSAEQVRAGCDQVQASFDPGSAEVVQAVNFNDPAQTVIAGSKAAVERACEQLKASGAKRALALPVSAPFHSSLMRPAAERLRVALEQTELAAPQIPVLNNIDVAFESAPERIRDALYRQAFGPVRWVECMQALKARGVRTVVECGPGKVLAGLVKRIDPELGSAALYDPATLVALRAQLG